The following nucleotide sequence is from Ornithodoros turicata isolate Travis chromosome 2, ASM3712646v1, whole genome shotgun sequence.
GAAATCGTTTTCAGTGTTCGTCTGCCACGCTATCGTCCATGGCCTGGTGAAGATGTGGTGTCGTCGGGGTGCGCAAAGTCAGGGTCAGTCACTCTTGCCGCTTGTTGTGTCTACCTCGTTTGTACATGATTCACGTGTTAATTTCCGGCGTGTTTTGTATAATTGTTTATTTAAAGTCTGTATCGTGTCATATAGATAAGTCGTGCCCCGTTTATCTCATGTGTATTAATGTCGCGATTTCCCTAATTTATCATGCAAGTGAATAATAGCGCTGCAGTTGAGCTTTCATTAAATCATGTTTCGTTATTGTTAATGAAGTGCATTCCTTCTcgcctctgcgggtgcccacgttTAGTGGATCCCCTTTTCTTGGTGAATTTTGTGCTCCGTCCCTTTTGGCTACAGCGAAGGACGTCACAGCATTATGACTGGTCAGCATTTCAACAGCCCGAACTGCGGGAAAGTGTTAACCCAGTGCCCGAAGCTATGGGGCAGTGTCAGTGCCTGTTACGAATAAAAACCAATTTATCATCATGTTCACTAATTTATTTATCACACAAGTTCAGGAATTAATGTTAACTCAGAGTTTGAGCACTGGAAAGACATCGAACATCGTCTTTGTTACGTTACTGCAGTACGGCGTGTGTAAGCTCCTGCACAAGCAACACGCAGATTCCTTACACGAGCTATGTGCTGGCTAAGCGTACGGACTTGGAAGCCTTTCACAGCATATCCACTATTGTTCCGTGATGAGCATTTTCGAGGTGTTGTGTATCTTCGAGACACAATCATTATTGAGCTGTGCCCGGCTTCGCGGTCCGCAGTAAGACGTTTCCTAATTTGATATGCAGTATCTTTGCACCGGCCTTCTCCAGTCAGCATCAACAACGGTTGCTATCATCGCTTCGTATGTTGTCAGATGCAGAACAAAGCTTTCGCTGTGTGTCGTCCCTTTGTTTACATTTTGTGTACAGTGTTCTGCAACGGTGTCTAGCCAAAGAGAGGCGTCTTACTGGCTACCGGAAGCAGTTTCTGGCTAGGTCAATAGGAATATAATAAAACGTGATTTTCCGTCTCCTGTGAACATCCATGGaacgacgtcaaaatgacgttcgCTGTATTAATGAGCTCGCATTAATATAGcgaacgtcattttgacgtcgttTGTCACGTGCCGCATTGCTTTGTGATGCAGAAACTAATGCACCGTGTAAGGCGGGTATCCAAATGGCGGTGCAGTCCAGCTTTACCGTTGGACACAAAATTATGTTGGTTTTGACGTTTTACTGACGCGTGAGCATGAATGCATGGAAATGTGGCAGAATATCCCGATCTTTAGTTAAATTCGGAGCATTATTTTAGAAAGTGTTCCTGTTAGTTTCGCGCCCCGACGTTTTTCAAATCTGTCCCTTTCATACAAAAGGAATACAAAATCCCTTTCATGCAAAGGGACTTTCAAAAGTCCCTTTGCACAACTGTAACAAGACACTTGCACCAGCACATCACACGGACAGTTTAGTCATACAGTTCTCAATGTTTTGCATAACTTTACTCAAAACATTCCCATTTCCGGTGCCGGATGGGTCATTACAGGGCGTTCTCATGATTAAGACGCCGTTCTAAAACAACGCGATCGCATGCTTAAACGCTCGAGCATTGAGCTTGAGGATTGGTTCATTGCTCGTGATATTGCCTTCTCCTTGTTCATGCCTTCTTGAATTGCCAACCAATGATAGACGACCAAGAAAGCAATGTGCGCGTTAATTTTGACGGCAATAGGGCCTCAGGACTCCGTATATGTGCAATTTGTCTGCTGCTGCTAGATTTTGCGATTTGCACGCTGACCAAGCATGTTACTTTTCGAGCCAAATGTAGTTGGAAACATCACTCGGAACTGCAGGTGCAGGTCGTGCACGGTCGACCAGAGCTTCATTCATGTAGGGTTTTAGTTGACATGACTCTGAGCCCCTCGTTTCACATTTTCAAATCAAGGTGCTTGACAAACCATGCTCTTCCCAGGAGTTAAAAAAGGTTAAAGAAGCTGTGCGGAAAAGGCTGCTCAAAAAAATTCCCAAGGAGTCGTCCTGTGATGAAGATGATACACTCGTCCCTAGGAAAATGCTTGAGAAAGAGCAGCCAAAGGTGAAGCGCTTTGAACGAAAGTGTCGGGAGCTTAATGGCGAACTGTTGGAAGAAAAAAGCGAGTGCAGAAGATTCAAAGATGCACTGGTCCTGAAAATGGGTTTGTGAGGAGTTTAAATATGTTTGTAGCCACGTTGGCAACCCTGTATATATTGTACATAACTTCGTCTTTCTATGGGGGAAATAAAACCGAGCTGCAGCGTTATCTTTTGGCACCGCTAAGCGACGAAGTGGACGTGGTTGTTCTGCACTCTCGCGTGTAGGAATGCCAGGGCACCAGCTGCAGTAGACCGAAGCAAAGGTACAGCTCAACACAGGAAGCGCTCGTTTCGGACCAGTCCAGGAAGGAGGGCCTCTTCGCTGAAGAGAAGTCTCCGTCAGAAAAATCGTCAGAGGGGATGGCGGTTCCATTGCAGACCTTCACGACCTTCACCGAGAGGTTGGACGGCACAAACTATCCGACGTGGAAGTTCAAAATGACCTCGTTCTTGAAGGCGCGGGGACTTTGGACGGTCATTCGAGACAATTCACCGGAGGCAACAGAAGCGAGAGCCCTTTGGGACAAGCGGGACACAGACACTCTCAGCGCAATTGTACAGACCCTGTCAAGTTCTCAGACAGCATATGTCACCAACCAGGCTACGGCCAAGAGTGTTTGGACAAGGCTAGAGGAGGTCAGTCAGGGAATAATCTTGGAGAGAAGGCTTACATTGAGGCGCAAACTCAATGAATTGAGGTGGGAAGCTGGAGAGACTGCCACTCAGTATATGCATCGGCTGGAGTCTACAGCCGAGGAATTGCGCACCCTGGGAGACACCTTCGAGGATGCCGAAATTGCTTCCATTGCCCTGCAAGGCTTGTCGCGACCGTACCATGGAGTGGCAAGGAGTTTCGATGCCTGCCCCATGTCGGCTATTACCCCGGAAAGGGTGAAGTATGCCCTGCTGCAGGAAAAGGCGCGCCGTGGAACTTCGGTGCAAGATGCGGCATGTAAAGGGAAGCTTGTTCCGAACAAGCCGCTGGACCGAAAAGGACGTTCCTTCAACTGCTACCAATGCGGAAAACCGGGCCACATAGATCGGGACTGCTATGCCAAGAGGAAGCATAGGAATTTTGCCGGAAGCAGCGGAGGTAACAGATATCGACAGCGGGACCTGAGGCAAGAAGGGCCGAAGCAAGGAGCGAGGTTCGCGTAATCATCTCAGACCCCTGAGGTGACAGAAGAGCACTTCGCCTTCGGCGCAGACACGGATAGCATGGTGAAGACAGGAATTGACTGGTCCATTGATTCCGGCGCGAGTACCCATATGACCGGATGAAGAAATCTTCTGAGCGAAGGCGGAGGCTCCGAGGAAGGTGACGCTTGCAGATGGAAGGACCATGGAGTCTTGCGGAACCGGTACCGTGACCGTGGCCTTTAATGTTCAGAAAGGAAGCATcctgaacatgagagaactgatgttctgaggctggaacaacatagaagggacaaatacatgcaaagcttcaaattgcctaagaaattaacgaagaaagatgaaagtcactgaaaaggttagccagctgtaggactcgaactcacatcttctggattgccggtacAGGGCTCTacaagggacaaaccagtcactctctctcactcatcctcctttcactcttacatttttgctcactcattcacacattcgtacgacagggatcgacgcatgcggcaactgttgaacatgatagaactgatgttctgaggctggaacaatatagaagggacaaataaatacaaagcctcaaatcgcctaagaaattaacgaagaAAGATAACGgcgatccagaagatgtgggttcgagtcctacagctggctaaccgtttcagtgactttcatctttcctcgttaatttcttaggcaatttgaggctttgtatgtatttgtcccttctatgttgttccagcctcagaacatcggttctctcatgttcaacagttgccgcttgcgtcgatccctgtcgtacgaatgtgtgtatgagtgagcaaaaatgtgagagtgaaaggaggatgagtgagagagagtgactggtttgtcccttcagatgacgcaccctggaagtcgctgagaaggcgtgttagcttagctcaattggtagagccctggaccggcaatccagaagatgtgggttcgtgtcctacagctggctaaccttttcagtgactttcatcattCTTCGTTAAATCCTGAACACGTTAACTGCcgaagcagtgttgtacgtcCCCGGAATGGCGGACAACCTGCTATCATTATCGAAACTGACTGACAGTGGCATAGTGATAACCTTCAGCGACGATAACTGTACTGCGCACGAGGGGAGCACGTTTGTGTTCTCAGGCTTCAAGGAAGGAGGGATTTACGGACTGCATGTTGATGTCCCTGCCGTTGCACAGCATAAGAAGAGCGACGATTTTATGCTTTGGCATCGACGGCTGTGCCACGTTAACTTCGACTCGCTGGCTGAAATGGGTAAGAAGGGCAGCGTTCAAGGCTTGCCAATTCTGCGAGGTGAACGCCGCTCCTGCCAGGACTAAATCCTAGCAAAACAAACCAGAGCACCATTCAGGTTGTCAAAACACGTGCCAAGGGATTGTACACTGGAATTGTTGCACGCTCACTTGTGCGGGACATTCCATGTACCATCCATCGGCGGAAGCAAGTACACCCGTGTCATTGTTGACGACGCCAGCAGGGGTGCAGCAGTCTACTTCCTGAAGCACAAGGACAAGACTGGAGACAAGATTGCACTTTTCATACGAGAAGCAGAAATACAGACGGGCAATATAGTCAAGCGGGTCCGTATCGACAATGGCGAAGAATTCCTGGGTGGAGAACCCCAAAGACTCCTCGAAAGAAAGGGAATCATCCACGAATGGATGTCCCGTATTCGCCAGCACAGAATGGAGTGACAGAACGCATGAACAGAACTCTAGTGGAAACAGCAAGATCACTCTTAATTGAATCGCGGTTGCCCCCCGGGTTTGGGCAGAGGCAGTTAACACTGCGGCGTACGTCCGTAACTGATGCAGCAAAAGAATTTTCAACAGGAGGATTCCTTAAGAAACCTACACACGGAGGCGCCAGTCTGTAGGCTATTTCAGACTCTTCGGATGCCTGGCGTACATGATGACGACCACTGAGGGACTTCGCACGAAGTTGTACAGAAGAAGCAGACCTGCCATTTTCTTGGGGTATTGCGACAACAGAAAGGGGTACCGTCTGTACGGCCCCGAAAAGCAACGAGTGGTGTTCAGCAGGGACGTCGTCTTTGTCGAAGACAAGAGGGGTGCTGACCTACTCAATTTGGAAAACTGCGTGGTACAGCACAACGAAGAACTTCTGTATCGCAACTGCGGTTCACAAAAGCCAACTACCAGAAACCATGACGATCATGACGACGTCGTTACTGTCTACGAAGATGTGCGTTCAGAGGGCAGCACCGAAGGCGCCTGTTGCGCCGGTGAGGATCTGCACAGGGGCGACGGCTTGGGCGATGATCGAGACCAGCAAGAACACAACGAGGATCACGGACTCCGCAGATCAGCAAGGATCAGCAGGCCACCCCGACGCCTACAGATCGACACGACGAAACGCAGTTACTGCGAAATGGCGGAGGTGGAGCTCAAGGAGCCGCACTCTTACGAGGAGGCAGTAAGTTAGCCTCAGAAGGAGCGATGGAATGAAGCGATGCAAGACGAGTTGAAGTCGCTCCATGATATGAACACGTGGACCCTCGTTCCGAGACAGCCCGGCGCCAACATTGTAAAACCGAAGTGGGTTTATCGGATTAAAAGGAAATCAAGCGGGGAAGTTCAAGGCTCGTGTGGTGGCAGTAGGCACATCGCAAGTCTATGGTTTCGATTACTACAAGACTTTTTCGCCTGTCGTGAAAATAACCAGTCTGCGAATGCTGCTGGCACTGGCGAATGAAGAGGGGATGTTTATGAGACAATTAGACGTCAAAACAACGTATCTCCACGGGACCCACAACGAAGAGGTGTACATGGAGCAACCCCGGGAAGCGCTAGTGCCGACTCCAAAGTGTACAAGTTAAACACATCACTCTACGGCCTTAAGCAAGCAGGGCGGGCATGATACAAGACTCTCGACTCTGTCCTCAGAGATCAGGGGTACAGGAGACTAGAATCGGACAACTGCGTCTACGTACTGGAGATGGGGAAGACCAAAATTGACCTTGGCGTATATGTCGACAACATACTTCTGTTAGCGACCAGCACGAAGGCCATGGAAGAATCAATTGCAAACCTGGGGAAGAGGGTAGCCATTAAAGACATCGGCGAACCAAAGTACATTCTTGGCATCCAAGTGGACCGCAAAAAGCAGACAAAGCAACTGACGATAAGCCAAGAAAGTACATAAAGGACATCTTAAAACGTTACCACATGGAAGGCTGCAAGCCCGTCAAGACTCCTATGGAAACAGGACGTGGGAGCTACACAGACGAACCGGCACCGACAGAGGAGAGGCCCCCATCCATACCCTACCAAAACCTGATTGGGAATTTTATGTACCTCGTCCAAGGCACTCACCCAGACATTGCATTCGCGACTCACTTTTTGAGCCAGTACAATACCAACTTCCCCATCACACGCTGGAAGATGGCGAAAAGTGTGCCACGGTACCTACAAGGCACAAAAGACGCTGGGATTACGTATCGGGTATGTGGCGAACCTGTCGTCGGACATTGCGACGCAAGCTGGAACGAGTCAGGAACGGGCCATTCACGGAATGGATACGCTGTCGAAGGGAGTCGTAAGTTGGAGATCGACCAAGCAGCAAGTGGTCGCGCTCTCGACGTGCGAGGCTGAGTACATCGCCGCTACGGAGGCAATCAAGGAAGGCAAATGGCTACAAATGCTACTTGATGAACTTGGATTAATAAATAAGGCACTAAAGGAATAGAAATTAGGAGTGACAACCATTCCGCGATATGCCTAATGGAAAATCCTGTCAAGCACCAGCGTTTAAAACATATTAACCTTAAATATCTCTTTGCGAGACGAGAAGTAGAGAACGGGGATTTCGTCATGACCTACCTCCCAACAGATCGAATGACGGCAGACTACCTGACTAAGGCGGTTGGCAGCGTGAAAAATCTGGTGTGTGCAACCGGATGCGGGTTACAGCTTGCACAGTCTCAGTCGAACCTTGAGAAGTGGCGACTAGTCTGGCTGGCTGCAATACACCTGGTTACCAACGTGAAGGGGTGTGTGTTGGTAGCCACATTGGCAACCCTGTATATATTGTACATAACTTCGTCTTTCTACAGGGGAAATAAAACCGAGCTGCAGGTGCGTCAGCGTGATCTTTTGGCACCGCTGAGCGACGAAGTGGACGTGGTTGTTGGGCGTGGGCGTGTTGGAATGCCAGGGCATCAACTGCGGTAGACCGAAGCAAAGGTACAGCTCAACAAAATATGCATCCATGTTGTGAGGTGTTCTTCCGTGTGTAATTTCTAAACATCCTGCACAGGGATACAGCTATAAAAGAATACCGAGAGGGCTATAAGCCCACAATCGGATCGCGCGACCACTGTCCATCAAGACACAGGTGACCACTGGACAGACAGCTATGAGGGATCATCTGCGAGACACCTTTGGTACACGCTACGACATCTCAGGCCCTGTAACGAACAACATGTCTAAGAAGGTAAAACGAGTCTGAGCATGTTGTTTTACATGACTGACACTAAAATCTAAACTTAATATTCAGATGTGATGCCCTTCAAtgtaattcagcatctgtatgcAGTAACGGGATGAGTCAGGGTTCATGCACTCGAGAAGGACAGAGGTAGCTTTCCGTATGTCATTGTACTGTGTGCGCACCACTTGAGACATACAAAACTGCACAGATGCGTAGCTAAGTATCTGAAATATATTTCATTTGTGAGACATCGCTCTACGATTCAAGGATCTGCGGATAATTAGTGGCAAACACTGTATCGAGATATCCCCTTCTTTTACATAACGCTAGTAGCTCGTCTCAGTGGGGATTATTTCTTTTactctttttgttttttacatgcGGGGTCTTCCTTTACAAAACTCGTCTCAGTGGGGATCCACGACACAGTTACAAAACAAATTGATTGATATAGCCGTTCAGATGCCCATTCGGAACAATTTACGCGTCTTCACACAGTGACTTCATTCCCTTTCTTTACTTCATTTTAGGGGTGTGTCAGCCGAATACGCTAATCCTCGAATCCTACACTCAAAGAAAAAGGTATAATTTTCTACCCGTCCCGGTAGTGTTGGATTGCatccacatttctactcaaaccaattttaccttttgggtgaACTGCAGAGCAGAAACAAACCACAGAGTTGAAGCCCTCGTTCTACCAGCGTAGGTAGGATATTCTACACCTTTTTTCTTGGAGACAACATGGGAGAGAgtagcaagggaaagggacgccgtcGCTTATAGCCGCAGTGGAGAAGGCGCGCggggattggcccgaaatggtacaatgtcgttctaccagcttgagttagaaattctacctttttagATGATTATGAATGGGGAACTTGGCCACATGAGAACAATGTAAACAATCAAACAAGAAAACATACGTCGACCAACCAGGCAGAATCAAAGAAACCTggctggtggattcgaaagattcgattcgccgttttggacaCTGTGATTCGAATTCCTGAATCCCGATAGGCACGTATTCGAGATTccggaatccgaatcccagtgtccAAAACGCctaatcgaatctttcgaatccaccagccacgtttgtttgttcctTTTTGAAATTggtgcctccggagtccgccgaaagcctgattggtcggcgtgtgttttcttgtttgattGTTTACATTGTTCTCATGTGGCCaagttccccattcatcatcaataATTTATCTGTTATCGTTGCTGTTCTGGAATGAAAGAGCTCAGGTAGGAACTCTTTCGTtaaattttgaaaagtaacatggttttggtGAAATCGATTAAACTCGagaattatgtatttcctgtagtcggtGAACAGCAGGTTAAATAAAAACAGTTAACCAGAAGTTTATGGTATATGTTTTCATGAGCATGAACTATTATTGAATTTGTTTGTCATCAAACAAATAtctcatattctgcttcaaaacacttttcagtataagtgtgttttttttctggctattCAAACTATTTTTAAGGAGgggttcgaaagattcgagattgtAAGATTCATGGATTCACACAGCCTTCCttagattcggattcggattcggattcggaaaattagAGATTCGTTCCATCTCTACTTAATTTACCTTTTTTTCTGGCCCTTTTGGCGTGTGGTTGGGACCGCAATGTGTTTTGCACTGAAATGCGTGACCCGGAGCGAATATTTCGTGAATGCTCAGCTCTATTGCACAATGTTATCTCAGTAGTAGTTACAATGAGGCTACGCTCAAGCTCAATTATCAGTTATTGTTGTAAACCGTGTACAGAGCAATCCCTCTTTGGCAACAGCTAAATGGCGTAGACGCAGGCAAGGCGGTGGACAAGCTCCATGGTACTAAAGCCTGAGCAATGGCTGAACACTGAATACGACACGACGGGGCACCTCAAACCCGCAGAAACGTTTAATTGCTACAAGCTATACAGGCAAAATATATACAGAGTTGACGCATGGAAAAGAAACAAGGAAAGGAGGAGCgagaagaaaaggaacaagGCCAACACAAGGAGCCTTTTAAGCTGGTTCTGCTAGTTTGAGCTGTCTCGTCGTGTCGTCTTCAGCATTCACCCATTGCTTAGGCTTTTGTACCATGGAATCTTTCTTTGGGGTCTCAATAACACAGTCACTCATGGCGCCACCTCACCTAGAACACTGTAACTGTGCTTAAGCTGGTTGTGTTTTGcatgcatatcaatgcaggggAATGTCCGATCGTAATCAGAATTATTTTTAATATAGTTTCGTAGATTTGGAATCGTTTGCAACAGTAACATTAAAAAGTGGTAAAGTCGGCATACCCCTTGTTGCACATAGAGGCTCAATTATCTGTCTTCACTTACAGTGTGTGAAATGTCCCAGGAAGTGCCACCTTTGATTGCTGAGCATGCTCTGACACTCACACAAAGAGCTGAAGAGGAAGTCCTGCTGTTGCCACCTGTTGCATCACAGGTGAAGGTAATGGGTTCTGAAGAGGCTTTAAATGCCTCACAGTATGATGATCAGTTCTTTGGTGTCAAGAATGGCAAGGTGATATATGTAGGGATTGTGTAGGTATCACAGAGATACATAAGTGTGCATAAGCTCACAAGCTGAGGATGAGCTACACTTTTACAGTCGCTTAATCCTGTATTAAGTGCACCTGATTAAGAGTGTATTGTAATGGACAATATACACGGTGCAAAAACATTGGCCACTGTAAGCAATAATGCTCAGCAATTACACGATTTCAGTGAACCGGTGCCGTGACCACGCATGAAGCTTGGAAAAGGGGTACCGCCCACGTAAATTTCAAATTGATTAAAATTCGCAATTAAAAGTTACAATAGAATGGCTTTGCAGGCAGACATGTTGGAAGCAGTGCACATGTCGAGGAGCATATTATACATAGTGCTCTGTGCCATTTCTGGCAGTTGGGGACAAGAGCGAAAATCAACACTCAGATGAACGGATACATTGTGTTTCATTATGTTTCCTTACCGTCGAAGCGCACACACTGGCCCACCTTGTCAGTTCAGGGCCAGTTCTCCTGACCGACCGAATGCAGGTTTTTTCTGGAATATCTGGCGGCATCTCGTCCTGCAGGTTTAATACCAAACTGATCATGACCTCCCATTCCGCGTAAGGTTTTATCAGATTCGCGTGGTATGTCCTTAACTCCTTCTGGCGCCTCATTTGGATAACGTAGTTGGTTTCGGAGAGTTTGTTCATGACCTCAACCGGACCTTCCAGAACTTTTTATTTTGTCCTGCCGGTCTAAGAATGGTACCTTATCACGGCCCACTTTTCGGAACCATTACTTTTTCTCGGGGAACCTGTGGGCTGTGTTGCGACTCTCATTATAAGAATTGGGCAAACCATAAAATGAGGGACGGGCACAAGGGGGGCAAACTAGTTGAAAGTGATTATTACATTCAATACAAAAGGTGTACAGAAGCTCGCCGTTACAACTGTCCTGTACCTCGGATCGTAGGGGAAGACGACGAGGACCCGATGGTCTCCCGTTTTGTAGGTGGCTTTGGGGCTTCTACCTTTAACGTTTCCAGGAAGATGCCCTATTTGGGTGTCAGAAGCTTGTGGGAAAGGCGTCTGCCACGGCGGAGGGAACAAATCCCTCAGAATGGGTAAAAGAGGAACTTGTTCGCATGCTTCCCGCCACTTGGAACGGATTTGGTCGACTCACATTGACGCTCGTAAATCATAACAAGATGACCAGTGGAACACCCGAATCCAATCCGAAACAACCAGTGAAATGCAGATATCGTGCCAGGGAGCAAAAAAAGGCGCCTCAGATCAGACAGTGGAATTTAGTGTAGTACCCTGTTTTTAACTGGAAAGGTAACTCAGATGATGTAACTCACATTTTTTACTTATATATTTTTAGGTGCATTTCGGCCACGACATCTACATCGAACTATACAAGTGGGTCTTTTCCAGTGAAGCGAAGACGGACTCCTTGTTTTGCCGAGAAATTTATCGATCATTGTGGGACCCTAGGGAACTCGTCGGAAGGAGTATCACTGGTGAAGCAACCAGGAGCTTCAAGAAAGAGGGCTGGCCACCCAAGAAGGCTCTGACGTGAAGAAAGCTCTCTGTAGTGCAAACTTAGTAGCCACATGTCTAATATATATTGCATGTGCTTCTTAGGTACTGTGTACAAATTTAACAGGCACAGCTTTGAATGTCAGGTTACCTCGATCTATCAACATTATCTTTAACAGTGTCTGTGCCGTAGTTGAGTTCAGTACCAAAATCTTGTCTGTCATGTCCCTGTACAAAGGATCGAGCTTGGTCCCGTAGTACGACTTAGCCTGTAGACTGTGTCAGCGTAGGTATTCCGGCCAACACTATAACATGTTCAGATATTGGCAAAACAGTTAACAGGATGGGCTCATATGAAGTGGTCGATTTCGGTTGAGGTGTTCTTTGCTGGCACACCGATAAAGCTGAACAAATCTGTCGTACACCATGCTCCATCACTTTCCAGCGTTTGGTCGGTCTTTGTGGGTCCACTCTTTGCAATGCACCCATCTCATTGGATCACGGATAGGGTTTGCCACTCTGACCTTTCTCTGATGGTCAAGGTTGTCACCAATTCGGGAGCAAAGCCTGCGCGTAAGCCCAAATATGTGCAGTGTGATGTTTGACCCTTGTCGTCGTTACGGTAGTACTCGCTCTACTGTTACCACGATGTCTTTTATCCTTTGAGAAacacatttttttgtgtgtgtatctCTGCACGCCCTGTTGTGCCATGAAGCCTGCAAAACGCCTGCATGAATCCTGAACCGTGTTACTCTTCTTGGCCGTGCGTGGTAGCAGTATGCTTTCACTTTCTCGTCATTATATCCAGcacttgcaatattttcacaGTACAATGCATATTATTTGATTTTCAGATGCCTTCAACTGATATGTCGAGATGACGGCCCCTGCAAGTCTTTCCCGTGAAAGCACggaggagagagagaagagggCCAAAGAAATGGCCACCAGAAAAGCGGTGTTTAGGGCGCACATAAGGGTAATGTTAAATGACATGAATAAATGCGCAAGTAATTGGCAAATGTAGTGGCGTGGTAGCACATTACTCCTGGATACATTATCCAACCATAAGATTCATGTACAGCACTACATGCTCCCAGAGTTGAGATCAGAGTACAAAGGCAGACAC
It contains:
- the LOC135386461 gene encoding uncharacterized protein LOC135386461; the protein is MEGCKPVKTPMETGRGSYTDEPAPTEERPPSIPYQNLIGNFMYLVQGTHPDIAFATHFLSQYNTNFPITRWKMAKSVPRYLQGTKDAGITYRVCGEPVVGHCDASWNESGTGHSRNGYAVEGSRKLEIDQAASGRALDVRG